A window of Verrucomicrobiota bacterium contains these coding sequences:
- a CDS encoding HEAT repeat domain-containing protein yields MNEVLRWGLRDKSTEVRMVAIKSVSCLIPSAQFELLVSALGDVEASIRALAALALGKLKDSRCLEALLKVSTIQR; encoded by the coding sequence TTGAATGAAGTTCTGCGATGGGGGCTTCGCGATAAATCGACCGAAGTTCGGATGGTTGCCATCAAATCCGTTTCTTGCTTGATTCCATCTGCTCAGTTCGAATTGCTTGTCTCAGCGTTGGGGGATGTGGAAGCCAGTATTCGCGCGCTCGCGGCTCTTGCTCTTGGAAAATTGAAAGACTCACGATGTCTGGAGGCACTCCTCAAAGTTTCTACAATACAAAGATGA